The Brachyspira hyodysenteriae ATCC 27164 genome includes a window with the following:
- a CDS encoding PTS sugar transporter subunit IIA: protein MSFIDKERIFLENTSSSKEELFDFLSEKISELDPSYDAENIKEGLYDREKDGNTVIADMVAMPHARMESIKEIKVTIVSLLKPIEYSPDESIDLAYSIVAPIDANDEFIDVLTLIAMVVQDEELQNIIRNSKVGDEEKIFSMIEDILKLYGGI from the coding sequence ATGAGTTTTATTGATAAAGAAAGAATATTTCTAGAAAATACTAGTTCATCAAAAGAGGAATTATTTGATTTTTTATCTGAGAAAATAAGTGAATTAGATCCTAGTTATGATGCAGAAAATATAAAAGAAGGTTTATATGATAGGGAAAAAGACGGCAATACTGTGATAGCTGATATGGTAGCTATGCCGCATGCCAGAATGGAGTCTATAAAAGAAATTAAAGTTACTATCGTATCTCTTCTAAAACCTATAGAATATAGTCCTGATGAAAGTATAGATTTAGCTTATTCTATAGTAGCACCTATAGATGCTAATGATGAATTTATAGATGTATTAACATTAATTGCTATGGTTGTTCAAGATGAAGAATTACAAAATATTATAAGAAATTCTAAAGTCGGCGATGAAGAGAAAATCTTTTCTATGATAGAAGATATATTAAAATTATATGGCGGAATTTAA
- a CDS encoding energy transducer TonB family protein — protein MNIKEKISNIKRKLIKRKDILFSIIVSFILHIFLFSLINTSIMQEVFAYEKARKEAEERYKKDDYMFLVETPEVEEEESKEDTPFASDKTLRSKGQTDVKPSKVFSDTSVFSFLGDGANSPIIERRPTENIKPNNNQNQQRQKKELGNEISRDNVETYKPKNPGIKGDTKIPASFEEGADRAVVFSSETGSMQLGTKAQEYFWYFYALVGSIRDSWYLTIPNQAHYLGLIRTDEVEVLISIDEEGNIEFEKFLKTSINGQTSLDNSCSKAIEYAKKLKPPPQGLWNDYAENGKIYIPFKFIYQNFSRD, from the coding sequence ATGAACATAAAAGAAAAAATTTCAAATATAAAAAGAAAATTAATAAAAAGAAAAGATATACTATTTTCCATTATAGTGTCTTTTATACTTCATATATTTTTATTCAGCCTTATAAATACATCTATAATGCAGGAAGTTTTTGCATATGAGAAAGCTAGAAAAGAAGCTGAGGAAAGATATAAAAAAGATGATTATATGTTCTTGGTAGAAACTCCTGAAGTAGAAGAGGAAGAGAGCAAAGAAGATACTCCTTTTGCTTCTGATAAGACATTGAGATCAAAAGGGCAGACAGATGTTAAGCCTTCAAAAGTCTTTTCTGATACTTCTGTATTCTCATTTTTAGGAGACGGAGCAAACAGTCCAATAATAGAAAGAAGACCAACTGAAAATATAAAGCCTAATAATAATCAAAATCAGCAGAGACAAAAAAAAGAATTAGGAAATGAAATATCCAGAGATAATGTAGAAACTTATAAACCTAAAAATCCAGGAATAAAAGGTGATACTAAAATACCTGCATCATTTGAAGAGGGTGCCGACAGAGCAGTTGTGTTTTCCAGCGAAACAGGAAGCATGCAGCTTGGCACTAAGGCTCAGGAATATTTTTGGTATTTCTATGCTTTAGTAGGATCTATAAGAGATTCTTGGTATCTTACTATTCCTAACCAGGCACATTATTTGGGACTTATAAGAACCGATGAAGTTGAGGTTTTAATTTCTATAGATGAGGAAGGAAATATAGAGTTTGAAAAATTTTTGAAAACTTCTATAAATGGACAGACTAGTTTAGATAATTCATGTTCTAAGGCTATTGAATATGCTAAAAAATTAAAACCGCCTCCTCAGGGTTTATGGAATGATTATGCTGAGAATGGTAAAATATATATACCATTTAAATTTATTTATCAGAATTTTAGCAGAGATTAA